Within Thunnus thynnus chromosome 15, fThuThy2.1, whole genome shotgun sequence, the genomic segment ACAAGCGCAGGTCCCCCCCTTCGGGatatgaatgatgaatgtgcGTGTGTCCATTTTCCATATCCACAACAGTCCACACACGACCCGCCCCCGGGCGGTAGTGATTGGTTCAGAGGCTCCTCGACGTCTTCGTCGCACcgtaaagaaaaacacacacatctggatGCGACCCCCGCGCAACTGGAGCGCTTTGGAAACACTGAATTACGCACAGGAACTGAACCGACATGGAGGAACGTCACATCTCCCAAGGTGCCTGTAAATGTAGCCTGCTGTTTATTGTGGCTGAAGATTGCCGTCGTGTCACCTTTACACAAACCTTCACTACCATGGTGATATTTTGTAGAGGGGATTTTGTTGTAGTTTCAACAGCTGAATCAGTCGCAGACCATATGTCAATAGTGATGAGAATATGCTGTTTAATGCATTACTTGTCTACTCTAAATAAAATTACAAGTAATATGCTTCTTTATTGTGGCAAAAAGACTCATGCACATAGCCTACTCCACATATATTATATGGGGGAGGCCCCAAGAGCCCAATTATGGAGGTTAAGAATCAATGTTGAGTTGTTAAAAATAGCAGCACCATTAGgcctattttcattttaaaaccttTCCAACATAGACAGCTTATTGTGCTGATGTGGTGACTAGCAAATGTCTTCCAAATGTTAACGCATTGAATGGGTACATGATGACGGGGTGATAATAGGGTACATGAACTGAGTGTCACAGCGCCTTCACTTCCACAGTAAAACCGGCATTTCTGAGACTCTTGCGCCGCTCTGtgtccagagagagagagagagagagaaagagagagagaatcaccCTAAttgctttatttctctctgcatTCACATTGTGTTGCTTTGGACCGTGCTAGTTATATCTCATCTCTGGATTTGGTTCCTGGCTTTACAGCGCAGCGCTCGATAGAACAaagtgtggagagagagacaggctgtGCAAGCGAGACTAATCACTGAGCAACAGTGCTGAAGCTTTCTGAGGATTACTGACAGATGTCACTGTCTGAAAGTGGTTTCAGCAGGCttttacagaaataaagaaagagtgCATTAAGaatcaaaatgacatttaaatataaattaatctcaacaactgaaatgtaaaaaagacaattattatcattatttgcCTATTATCATCGTTattcttgttgttgttattattattttttaattaatgtgtaAAACTGTCTATCCTGATGAGCTTTTCAAATTAGGCTAACGTTAGAGCACTCGACCATAGACTAGAAAGAAATAATGGGTGTAGCCACCGCGACGCAGGACTCTTGTTTTGAacttttgaagcctcgagtttggcattttgaccgtcgccatcttggatttttggagccagaatggttaactgtgataatgctagtGCTAATTCctgctagtgaaaaacaggcttaaaaccattaaaacaaaatgtacttaccagaaaaactgaacatctgactcatCAGGGTCTTTTAGTATAACTAAACACTGACCATGACTTTTACGgccaccaaaatgttacaattatctttcatgaactgaaaacacactgaaatagtgacagCTACAGCTACCCTATGAATCAGGAGTTACCATGGTTACGTTATCTAACCAACGTTGTTGCTAAATGGACCATAATTTACgcaatgaacatcatgatgtgttgaagaagacttgaaactagcgattgagaccataaactcattagaaaACTGTTTAGTGAGGTAATATAACGAGTGAGAAGTATGGTCATTTTCTTATAGACAGCATAATCGCCCCCTGCTGGTCGTTAGAGAGAATGtaggtttaagtcacttccgcactggcttcacttttcagacccggaaCTACCCGTTAAAATGCAACTGTGCTTTGGAGTACCATAAATCCCTATGACCCCCTCAGAGAACCATGGCACTAACTAGCCtactattcattcatttatttagcAGAGCATATGTGCtaacaaaatatgaataaagacaaattaaaataaataaacagaaaacagacatttagCAGCAAGCTGTTGAGAAAAAGCCCACATATCAAGCTAAAGACATATTATTCTCTTAAGTTGGTGGAGACAACAGCTATTCAgagctaaaataaataaataaataaaaaagccaGCAAACATTGGACAGCTGGGTAGAAACATAATTCCAGAGAAATGATAAAGTtaaaaactattggatggagTGTCATTAAAGTCTGTACAGACATTAGTGGTCCCTAGAAGATAAAGCCTTTGGTAATCcaatgacttttcctctagcgccaccatgaggtaaCATTAgacagttttgcttttttagCATGTCTGGACAActaatgatgaagatgaatcTAAATGACATTGACATAATTTTCCCCTCAGACTGAACTGTGGCTGATAACCTGTTCTCTATATGACCATACATAGTCAggtcaaaaatgttattttcccctcattaactttatttataatattcaagtttttaacaatataacataaaatgccacagggaggagacagaaaaacatgcatACAAAGCAAAGAAcataaaataagtttttttttaaaaaaagtaatggGAACAAAATTAAGTAAATTGAGTAAATCTGGGGAAAGAAATTATGCAAATTGTATCTATTGATTAGTCTGACAGTTTTAACAGCCTTTTTGTTCAGAGAAGAGGAGATTATACTTATTTTCTTGACATCATtcatgaaaagagaaaataatgcTTTGCTTCTATTGAATTTTGatgaattttgaaaaaaaaaaaaaaggtcaaagtCCTCTTTCTTTAAGTCAGTACATCCAAATTTTCAAACCTCATGGAAGTAAATGGGGATAAAGAGGAAACAGTATCCATAACTTGCTTCCAGAATCTCTCGGTGTAATTACAGtaacaaaacagatgaaaaacatCCTTGGTATGATGGTCACATAATGAGCAGCTAGGTTCAATGTCCTGTCTGAATCTTCTTAAATATTGCTTAGCAGGTCAATTAATTATTTAcctggtttatgaccaaatacctgcaaactaATCCCATCAGCCTCTGATAGACACCTTGTCTCAGaagaaatatttgtttaaaaatagtCTTATTTAAAGCCTAAAAGGCTACTTGTTGGATTGTTTAGGTAACAGTCTAATATGGTTACTATAAAGTAggggaaaacattttttctgtacTTGAGTACATTTAGCCTATGTGTCCCAATTTTATTAAGCTTACAATAACTGCTGGGCCTTTGAATTTGGGCAAAGCATTTAAACGTTGAGATAATGTTGTATAGGATGCTGGAATATTTCACATTTCCCACGTTACCTGAATGCAGCATCAGGCTCCACCCAAACCAGAAGTAAAACCGGCTGGTAAGACTTTTTTTAATTCCTGGGTTTAGCCTGTCAGGCATTACTTTTTCCACATATCATGCCACTTTCGCTGCGATTGTCAAACCATCGACTAGTAGTAGCGCGAATTCATCGCCTGACAAACTAAACTCAGGACAATAATTCACATTTAAATTTCCGTGCATTGATTGAAATAGCTGAACGCtcaatgctgctgctgccggtGTGCTGCTGAACAAATATCAGCTGTCTTCAGTTAGGAAAGGTACGCTTTTGATTTGACATGACAGATATGAGGGATTCACGTTTTCTCCTTAAAATGCTAATGCTGCTTCTGTGTCAGACTGCTGATTGGTAAGCTAGGATCTGACTTTGAAATAGTTGCGTAACTATTACAGATTGAATCGCGTCTGGTCATTATATGACATTCTATGATTTATTCCTTATAACatcaaatgtatttacattaGAAAAGATTTCTCGTTATGCAGAGGTGGACgaagtatttagatcctttacttcagtaaaagtaccaatacagcaatgtaaaaatactccattacaagtaaaaaacctgcatgaaaaaatcctacttaagtataAGTACATAAGTATCAGCAGCAAAACGTACTATAAgtataagtaaaagtactcgtttcgtccctctgactgatatgttATGACAtcattaatagtgaagcattgtgtgagtgtgtgagcagcatgttactgttgtagctgctggaggtggagctagtttcaactactttataaacAGTTAACCAGTTCagttcagtggttcccaacctaggggtcaggggCCCCCCAAGgtgtcaccagataaatctgacgggttgtgaaatgattaatgggagaggaaagaagaaaaaacaaagttctgatacacaaatctgttttaagtttttggactttttctctagtctttgatttttggtgaaatattggatcatttgaacatttatttaactgaAACCATGTGAtgagtttagagggaaaaatcactatttggtggagctgttaacagtttgtagatatctgaaatgtgacctcgactacacactgctttttataagacatcaaaagccaaaaaggttggaaacctctggtttcatctttaacaatgtgttgtattttaaaagcttgttatattttccattgtgtcaaattgtcatctgaaaagtaactaaagctgtcaaatagaTGAGTAGAAAGTACGATATTTATCTCTAACATGTAGTGgaatggaagtataaagtagcataaaatggaaatactcaagtaaagtacctcaaaattgtaccaAAGTaaagttgagtaaatgtacttagttgtTATGTTATGCAAACATGTTTGCTAATGTGTTTGGGCACTCGCGTGACAAATagaaatgcttttatttcaagAAGTTGGACCAGTTCTTCCTGAGATAAAAGCATACAGGCTGTAAACTTTAACCTTCTAGTTTTCCAGTGTGTTTACACATTACAGGGCATAGATTACCGTGTATATCTGACTTCATGACCTTTAACCTCAGTTCTGTCTATTCCGGCAACAGCTGATTCTTCTTCTGTAATAATCTACCAGTAGAATAAAATGCAATTAGAGGGCATGGTTTCGCAAACCCTACAAGCCTGTTAAATGTTCTGTAAAGGCTTGTTAAATGCTCCGGTTCAGCAGCTGTCAAACATCACAAATGAGCAATTCACTgcctttttttaatgccaaTTTTTTGCATCGTGGCTTTCCCACATGCATTCACCGCGCAGCTGTTtcacatgtgtttatgtgcggAAACGCGTGACAATGTGTACTCACCCCTGTCTCCAGCCGCAGATATGAATGCTATTCTCTCCATTCATTCATTGCTTTCTCTGTCCCTCTGTTCTTTGTTATCCCCCCTTTAGTTGGGGTCAGACAAACATCACCAGCATGCTGGCACCGCAGGCAGATCGGGTCATGACGCTTGGAGAATGGGAGGACCGCTGGCAGGAAAACAGAATTGGCTTCCATCAGTCCCATGTACACAAGTAAAGACCCCCAGTTTTATCTACCTTCTCAGTGGAATGAGGGAAAACAAAATTCCAcctttgtgcatgtgttatTTAACAAGATTATATCAACTGTAAATCTGCATTACCCTCTCCAGTGATCCaataaaaatgccagaaaagCTGCACAAACAAATCACTGGTTTACAAGGCTAATAAGGACTATTTAAATTCAGCCCAAACAATGCCACCTCTTTTACTTGCTGCACGCCTGAAGTTCACTGGAACTCtgttgaagatttttttttcgtTGAGTTTAGATGTTTATGGTGTAATTCTAACTAactattaaaattaaatgagcaggAATATTTGGTGGTTTGTTGTTAATCATCGTggttttggtgtgtttttttttacaggatgCTGGAGAACAATTTTGATAAAGTTCTTGCTGGACGGACAGGAGTTCgcttcttcttccctctctgcGGGAAAGCTGTTGACATGAAGTGGTATGAAAAAGCTGACATCATCTAACAAAGAACAGTTTTGCTGGCTTGAGCCCAGCACTAGAGAGACAGAATAATGAATTCATGCGTTGCTTATCATGTTGTCTGTACATTTGTAGGATCATAAGGTTGTGTGAGGGTGGGCCACTGCAAGGTGCAGGTTATTCCATTAAGCGCTGCTCTGTTttggcatatatatatatatatatatatatatttttaccttGTATTAGGGCTGAACAGTTAATTGAAATTTTATTGAAATCACAATATGGCCCACTGTAAGTTTCAGATCGCAGGAGGcacaatatttgttaaaatattgaaatgtgtgttaaagtaccaaattaaattaaatattgtcgTGCTGCAGAGCTGTCCTGGCCTAAACATCATATTCTACagacttaagaaaacatctttgtttggtaCAGATCCACACAAAAAATCAcaccataatcattttaatatgtttttcaatgaaattgagaataattatgtaaaaatgatcattccCTCTTATATCGCAATTCATATTATAAATgcaaaatcaaaataatcaatttttCAAAATCGTTCAGCCCTGCCTTGTATGAAAATGACACGCCTAAAAGAAGTTAcatcaacaaaataatttataCAGACACAGCAGCACCGCAACATACATGTAACTAAACaatgattatattattatatatcgTTTTATTTTAACTGAACTGTGTTCAAAAGAGCACATTTGTTATTTGAAATGTCAGCCATAATTTTTGTGCCAGTttctattaaaaacatatgGACACTctataattaaaacaatttctCAGTGATGTTAACTGCCTGCTCCTAAAGTCTCTGTTCTACATTGTGACTCCCAGGCTAGCAGACATGGGACATTCAGTGGTTGGGGTGGAGATCTCTGAAAAGGCCATTCAACAGTTCTTTGAGGAGAACAACATGACCTACATTGAGGAGCCTGTCCCTGCCATACCTGGAGCAAAGGTTTACAAGGTAGGTGAACTACCGCATATACGTGCATAAATAGTCATACTCATAGCATGTGGATGAACGTCATACCcatacatttcatttattttaaaaaaagaagcaaatgaTTCAATGGTTTTAGGTGGTAGCAAATGTATTGAACATATTTTTCCACCTTTCACTTTAAAGAACcagttttttcatgtttttgcctATTTATCAATTAAATTTACTCAcaaatcactttttttaaacaaataacaaGTAATACTTGTAACACAAGTATACTTAACATCAGAAAAGTCAAATTCCTGAATCAGATGTTCATAATGAATAAGGTTGCATCTGAAATAAATCCCTAGTTCATTTATTCACCATTTCCACTTAATGGAGCTGTAAATTGGGATTTTGGACACCTATCAATCATCATTATTTCACATCACTAACAGGTATAGAGTCGTACAGTGGTAATTTTCACATCTATAAAATGAGACACACTACGTTTTTCATTCATTGGTTCAAAAACTcatagaagttttttttttttaatggttaatGTGTATTGGTACATTTGTAGGTCAA encodes:
- the LOC137198668 gene encoding probable thiopurine S-methyltransferase isoform X2, translating into MTDMRDSRFLLKMLMLLLCQTADCWGQTNITSMLAPQADRVMTLGEWEDRWQENRIGFHQSHVHKMLENNFDKVLAGRTGVRFFFPLCGKAVDMKWLADMGHSVVGVEISEKAIQQFFEENNMTYIEEPVPAIPGAKVYKSSEKNISLYQCDLYNFSSSIEGQFGAIWDRGSLVAINPKDREKYAALIISLMASDCRYLLDTLLYNPELYKGPPFFVPDEQVTRLFGERCDIELLQSVDALTDRQRAWGLDYLTETVHLISPKSN
- the LOC137198668 gene encoding probable thiopurine S-methyltransferase isoform X1, translated to MMNVRVSIFHIHNSPHTTRPRAVVIGSEAPRRLRRTVKKNTHIWMRPPRNWSALETLNYAQELNRHGGTSHLPSWGQTNITSMLAPQADRVMTLGEWEDRWQENRIGFHQSHVHKMLENNFDKVLAGRTGVRFFFPLCGKAVDMKWLADMGHSVVGVEISEKAIQQFFEENNMTYIEEPVPAIPGAKVYKSSEKNISLYQCDLYNFSSSIEGQFGAIWDRGSLVAINPKDREKYAALIISLMASDCRYLLDTLLYNPELYKGPPFFVPDEQVTRLFGERCDIELLQSVDALTDRQRAWGLDYLTETVHLISPKSN